In Juglans regia cultivar Chandler chromosome 13, Walnut 2.0, whole genome shotgun sequence, the following proteins share a genomic window:
- the LOC108989241 gene encoding uncharacterized protein LOC108989241 isoform X1, with translation MSRNEEEESLGGTSTNTSTATRVRSDPFLLVCRGFSVITALTAILCIVVNVLSAIRSFEDGSDIFDGIFRCFAVGIAFFVVLAETEWGFILKFSKVLEYWVGRGMLQIFVAVMTRAFPDYTGVQKALVLLQNISSYMLLACGVVYIVSGLLCMGHLKRVRQQQETTRDQAVKDLEELERRREELEQLLVAETQRV, from the exons ATGTCGAGAAACGAAGAGGAAGAGAGCTTGGGGGGTACATCTACTAATACGAGCACCGCCACTAGAGTCAGATCAGACCCTTTCCTGTTGGTCTGTAGGGGCTTCAGCGTCATAACCGCTCTCACTGCGATCCTCTGCATAGTCGTCAACGTTCTTTCTGCCATTCGATCCTTCGAAGACGGATCTGAT ATATTCGATGGGATATTCCGGTGTTTTGCCGTTGGGATTGCGTTCTTTGTGGTTCTGGCTGAGACAGAATGGGGATTCATCCTCAAGTTCTCGAAG GTGTTGGAGTATTGGGTTGGTAGGGGTATGCTGCAGATCTT TGTTGCAGTGATGACAAGAGCTTTCCCCGACTATACTGGGGTTCAGAAGGCGCTTGTTCTTCTTCAAAACATATCAAGTTATATGCTTCTTGCTTGTGGCGTAGTCTATATAGTTTCG GGACTCCTATGCATGGGACATCTCAAACGTGTTCGGCAGCAACAGGAGACTACAAGGGACCAAGCTGTCAAGGATCTGGAA GAATTGGAGCGACGTAGAGAGGAACTCGAACAATTGCTTGTTGCAGAGACACAGAGGGTTTAA
- the LOC108989241 gene encoding uncharacterized protein LOC108989241 isoform X2 has product MSRNEEEESLGGTSTNTSTATRVRSDPFLLVCRGFSVITALTAILCIVVNVLSAIRSFEDGSDIFDGIFRCFAVGIAFFVVLAETEWGFILKFSKVLEYWVGRGMLQIFVAVMTRAFPDYTGVQKALVLLQNISSYMLLACGVVYIVSGLLCMGHLKRVRQQQETTRDQAVKDLEKLCIDLPLLTIIGIGAT; this is encoded by the exons ATGTCGAGAAACGAAGAGGAAGAGAGCTTGGGGGGTACATCTACTAATACGAGCACCGCCACTAGAGTCAGATCAGACCCTTTCCTGTTGGTCTGTAGGGGCTTCAGCGTCATAACCGCTCTCACTGCGATCCTCTGCATAGTCGTCAACGTTCTTTCTGCCATTCGATCCTTCGAAGACGGATCTGAT ATATTCGATGGGATATTCCGGTGTTTTGCCGTTGGGATTGCGTTCTTTGTGGTTCTGGCTGAGACAGAATGGGGATTCATCCTCAAGTTCTCGAAG GTGTTGGAGTATTGGGTTGGTAGGGGTATGCTGCAGATCTT TGTTGCAGTGATGACAAGAGCTTTCCCCGACTATACTGGGGTTCAGAAGGCGCTTGTTCTTCTTCAAAACATATCAAGTTATATGCTTCTTGCTTGTGGCGTAGTCTATATAGTTTCG GGACTCCTATGCATGGGACATCTCAAACGTGTTCGGCAGCAACAGGAGACTACAAGGGACCAAGCTGTCAAGGATCTGGAA AAACTCTGTATTGACTTGCCTTTGCTGACAATTATAGGAATTGGAGCGACGTAG
- the LOC108989239 gene encoding uncharacterized protein At4g38062-like — MEDLCKELDEVKAEMEKLKAEYRLKIEHSESLKRAYDEQLLSYQEAKRQIEQQAQELNAKSEEMSEVMQIQEGLKTSLHEKEVSLRHLSSVNEKIRADCGEKSQKLEEQNRELVLRLDEVTTRNKELEQNVCASHKEIEGLKRTLLVTERKCFEAEQKAQTAKELRQRDDMILKLEDENRDVWDKLKWKNEQFEHLEEAHIKLQDQFQLCKEEWEKEKSTLLEEISSLQTSLDAQTRILEGLRTRLEMCNQALAHEESKRKFLEVQVSEFRSHFDDVFTQCKVETSEIQNLTIHKDEEIARLRNSLGRKDTLAKETEFQVVRLQQENQELRESLKELLDAQIRNAGATSSRTKLRNKLRGLEEVPSNCSKNLKTKEPKLNFQMERLRTDIISYKFELKLKEKHIDELQKELESFHSEIAVLNEANAIVWLVLRSEFSEAFTEKLKTDMELHDKEKEEKISTLIGQLEVSKSCLDVGEENEELKSLRKRVVSLEYMQAAKEDELQQHKRMLEESSECQLRLKEQVMLMESALQNEKRVAFEALKKVNLELTEKIREANQLEYELQNWKSSAERLKACVDENQATCKQMKTSLSAQAKLEQTLRTEKESLLSISKDQVKIIEGQQQYIVSLEGRIAVMAEKVEAFVQEKDSILVIAKEKDSLIENLQKDITFLNQECLRREAEAAVLGRQDVEKAFEQEKERLMYIMNEKAQSIRDLQVHAISLEQDLESAAISYFREVIEKEVEINVLGEAIKKSEYLTKLEIEEKNKVIVNLEKEACKLQKILACEEESLLHSKRQAEQLQALLEANKFETQKLMDAQKSMEGLFKELDFEKGVLLQETKKLLAEREDILAYVEEILDRISEFSSEEVRLMKLMGRISQNCEEETGGTTDSMAHGEINSDSTGENADTYFSGTAKKLETVDDERSPLKEVNHW; from the coding sequence ATGGAGGATCTCTGTAAAGAGTTAGACGAAGTCAAAGCGGAGATGGAAAAACTAAAGGCAGAGTACCGACTTAAAATAGAACATTCTGAGAGCTTAAAAAGAGCCTATGATGAACAATTGCTCAGTTACCAAGAAGCTAAGCGGCAGATTGAGCAACAAGCCCAAGAACTAAATGCCAAGTCTGAGGAGATGTCTGAAGTGATGCAAATTCAAGAAGGTCTGAAAACCAGTTTGCATGAAAAAGAAGTATCTCTTAGGCATTTGAGTTCCGTAAATGAAAAAATCAGAGCTGATTGTGGGGAGAAATCGCAAAAGTTGGAGGAACAAAATAGAGAATTGGTGTTACGTTTAGATGAAGTGACAACCAGAAACAAAGAATTGGAGCAGAATGTTTGCGCAAGTCATAAGGAGATCGAGGGCCTTAAAAGAACCTTGCTGGTTACAGAGAGGAAGTGTTTTGAAGCTGAACAGAAGGCTCAAACAGCCAAAGAACTGAGGCAGAGAGATGATATGATACTTAAATTGGAGGATGAAAATAGAGATGTTTGGGATAAGTTGAAATGGAAGAATGAGCAGTTTGAACATCTTGAAGAAGCTCACATAAAGCTCCAAGATCAGTTCCAGTTATGCAAGGAGGAGTGGGAGAAGGAGAAATCCACATTGCTTGAAGAGATTTCGTCATTGCAGACGAGCTTAGATGCTCAAACTCGTATCTTAGAAGGTCTTCGGACTCGTTTGGAAATGTGCAACCAAGCCTTAGCTCACGAAGAAAGCAAGAGAAAATTTCTGGAGGTTCAAGTATCTGAATTCCGGTCCCATTTTGATGATGTTTTCACCCAGTGTAAAGTAGAAACGTCGGAGATCCAGAACTTGACCATTCATAAGGATGAAGAGATTGCAAGGCTGAGAAACTCACTTGGAAGAAAAGACACACTTGCAAAAGAAACGGAATTTCAAGTAGTTCGTCTCCAGCAAGAGAATCAAGAACTCAGAGAATCTCTCAAAGAGCTTCTGGATGCTCAAATTAGGAACGCGGGAGCCACTTCTTCACGGACAAAACTGCGCAACAAGCTCAGAGGTTTGGAAGAGGTGCCTAGCAACTGTTccaaaaatctgaaaacaaaaGAACCGAAACTGAATTTTCAGATGGAAAGGTTGAGAACGGATATTATTAGTTACAAATTTGAACTgaagttgaaagaaaaacatatagATGAGCTTCAGAAGGAGCTTGAAAGTTTCCATTCTGAAATTGCGGTTTTGAATGAAGCGAATGCCATAGTATGGCTGGTTTTAAGATCAGAATTTTCAGAGGCTTTCACCGAAAAACTGAAAACTGATATGGAGCTACACGacaaagagaaggaagaaaaaatttcCACTCTTATAGGGCAGTTGGAAGTGAGTAAATCTTGTCTTGATGTTGGGGAAGAAAATGAGGAATTGAAGTCCTTAAGGAAGAGGGTTGTGTCCTTGGAATATATGCAGGCTGCCAAGGAGGATGAGCTTCAGCAACATAAGAGAATGCTTGAGGAATCGTCTGAATGTCAACTTCGCTTGAAAGAGCAAGTAATGCTGATGGAAAGTGCTCTACAAAATGAGAAAAGGGTTGCTTTTGAGGCATTAAAAAAGGTGAATCTTGAATTGACTGAAAAAATTCGTGAAGCCAATCAATTAGAATATGAGTTACAGAATTGGAAGTCTAGTGCCGAGCGCCTTAAAGCCTGCGTTGATGAAAATCAAGCTACCTGTAAACAAATGAAGACTTCCCTTAGTGCACAAGCCAAGCTTGAGCAAACGCTCAGGACTGAGAAAGAAAGCCTTCTCAGCATTTCCAAAGACCAAGTGAAAATAATTGAAGGTCAGCAGCAATATATTGTTTCTCTAGAAGGTAGAATTGCAGTCATGGCAGAGAAAGTGGAAGCTTTTGTTCAAGAGAAAGACAGCATTCTCGTAATTGCCAAAGAGAAGGATAGTTTAatagaaaatcttcagaaaGATATTACTTTCCTGAATCAAGAGTGCCTGAGAAGAGAAGCAGAAGCTGCAGTTCTTGGAAGGCAGGATGTAGAGAAAGCCTTTGagcaagagaaagagaggcTTATGTATATCATGAATGAGAAAGCCCAGAGCATCAGAGATCTCCAAGTACACGCTATTTCATTGGAACAAGATCTGGAAAGTGCAGCGATATCCTATTTCCGAGAGGTCATAGAAAAGGAAGTTGAGATTAATGTTCTTGGTGAAGCTATAAAGAAAAGTGAGTATCTGACAAAGTTAGAGATTGAAGAGAAGAACAAGGTAATTGTCAATTTAGAAAAAGAAGCCTGCAAGTTACAAAAGATACTGGCATGTGAGGAGGAATCCTTGCTTCATTCAAAACGGCAGGCAGAGCAGCTTCAAGCATTACTGGAAGCTAACAAGTTTGAAACTCAAAAGTTAATGGATGCGCAGAAGAGTATGGAGGGATTATTTAAGGAGCTTGACTTTGAAAAGGGGGTTCTTCTTCAGGAAACTAAGAAGTTGTTGGCAGAAAGGGAAGATATTTTAGCTTATGTTGAGGAAATATTGGATCGGATCAGTGAATTTTCTTCCGAGGAGGTGAGACTGATGAAACTTATGGGAAGAATATCGCAGAACTGCGAAGAAGAGACAGGAGGCACGACAGATTCAATGGCGCATGGTGAGATCAATTCTGATTCTACAGGAGAGAATGCAGACACATATTTTTCAGGTACAGCAAAGAAACTTGAAACAGTTGATGATGAACGATCACCGCTGAAAGAGGTCAACCATTGGTAG
- the LOC108983898 gene encoding magnesium-dependent phosphatase 1-like, producing MGDERVKTEALQIIGMFQVLPRLVVFDLDYTLWPFYCECRSKREMPSLYPHAKGILYALKEKGIDLAIASRSPTADIAKTFIDKLSIKSMFVAQEIFSSWAHKTDHFQKIHSSTGVPFDSMLFFDDENRNIQAVSKMGATSILVDNGVNLGALQEGLTKFSENRKTAEKNKQKWLTKYSQNPNSSDKNA from the exons ATGGGGGACGAGAGGGTGAAGACGGAGGCGTTACAGATAATAGGAATGTTCCAAGTTCTTCCCCGATTGGTCGTGTTCGATCTCGATTACACTCTCTGGCCATTTTACTG TGAATGTCGCTCCAAACGTGAGATGCCATCTTTGTATCCCCATGCCAAAGGAATACTGTATGCACTCAAGGAGAAAGGGATTGATTTGGCTATTGCTTCAAGATCACCAACTGCAGATATAGCAAAGACATTTATTGACAAATTAAGCATCAAGTCCATGTTTGTAGCCCAG GAGATATTTTCCAGTTGGGCACACAAGACAGATCACTTCCAGAAAATTCATTCAAGTACTGGGGTTCCCTTCGACTCAATGCTGTTTTTTGATGATGAGAATAGAAACATCCAAGCG GTCTCAAAAATGGGTGCAACAAGCATTTTGGTTGACAATGGGGTAAATCTTGGAGCATTGCAAGAAGGGCTTACAAAATTCTCTGAAAATCGGAAAACAGCGGAGAAAAACAAGCAGAAATGGCTCACAAAGTACTCTCAAAATCCAAACTCATCCGATAAGaatgcataa
- the LOC108989238 gene encoding guanosine nucleotide diphosphate dissociation inhibitor At5g09550, translating to MDEEYDVIVLGTGLKECILSGLLSVDGLKVLHMDRNDYYGGASSSLNLTQLWKRFRGNDKPPENLGSSREYNVDMIPKFMMANGTLVRVLIHTDVTKYLHFKAVDGSFVYNKGKIDKVPATDVEALKSQLMGLFEKRRARKFFIFVQDYEENDPKSHEGLDLEKVTARELITKYGLEDDTIDIIGHALALHINDNYLDQPAKDFVKRMKLYAESLARFQGGSPYIYPLYGLGELPQAFARLSAVYGGTYMLNKPECKVEFDDNGKAFGVTSEGETAKCKKVVCDPSYLPDKVQKVGKVARAVCIMSHPIPDTKDSHSVQVILPQKQLGRKSDMYLFCCSYAHNVAPKGKYIAFVLTEAETDKPEEELKPAVDLLGPVDEIFYETCDRFVPTNKHEEDNCFISTSYDATTHFESTVEDVIQMYSKITGKVLDLSVDLSAASAAAE from the exons ATGGATGAAGAGTACGACGTGATTGTTCTCGGGACTGGCCTCAAGGAGTGCATTCTTAGTGGCCTTCTCTCCGTTGATGGACTCAAA GTATTGCATATGGACAGAAACGACTACTATGGAGGAGCCTCAAGCTCTCTTAATCTTACACAG CTCTGGAAGCGTTTCAGAGGAAATGACAAGCCTCCAGAAAATTTGGGCTCAAGCAGAGAGTACAACGTTGACATGATACCCAAG TTCATGATGGCCAATGGTACATTGGTCCGTGTTCTCATCCACACGGATGTTACCAAGTATCTACACTTCAAGGCTGTAGATGGTAGTTTTGTGTACAACAAAGGAAAG ATTGACAAAGTTCCAGCAACTGATGTCGAAGCGCTGAAATCACAACTGATGGGACTTTTTGAGAAGCGTCGTGCTCGGaaattcttcatttttgttCAAGACTATGAAGAGAATGATCCAAAATCTCATGAGGGGCTGGATTTGGAAAAAGTTACAGCAAGGGAGCTTATCAC AAAATACGGGTTAGAAGATGATACAATTGACATTATTGGTCATGCCCTGGCACTTCATATAAATGATAATTACTTGGATCAGCCAGCCAAAGATTTTGTGAAGAGAATGAAG CTTTATGCAGAGTCTTTGGCACGTTTTCAAGGAGGATCTCCCTATATCTATCCATTGTATGGACTGGGTGAATTGCCTCAG GCATTTGCACGTTTAAGTGCGGTTTATGGTGGAACTTACATGCTTAACAAGCCAGAATGTAAG GTGGAGTTTGACGATAATGGGAAAGCCTTTGGTGTAACTTCTGAAGGAGAAACTGCTAAATGCAAGAAAGTCGTTTGTGATCCATCATATTTACCTGATAAG GTTCAAAAGGTGGGAAAAGTTGCTCGTGCTGTATGTATAATGAGCCACCCTATTCCAGACACCAAAGATTCTCACTCAGTTCAGGTTATCCTGCCACAGAAGCAACTCGGCCGCAAATCAGACAT GTACCTCTTCTGTTGCTCCTATGCTCACAATGTAGCTCCAAAAGGAAAGTACATTGCTTTTGTTTTAACAGAGGCAGAAACTGACAAACCTGAGGAGGAATTGAAGCCTGCTGTCGATCTACTTGGACCTGTGGATGAAATTTTCTATGAGACTTGTGACAGATTTGTACCTACCAACAAACATGAAGAGGATAACTGTTTCATATCTACA AGCTATGATGCAACGACTCACTTCGAGTCCACAGTTGAAGATGTGATTCAAATGTACAGTAAGATTACTGGAAAG GTTCTTGATCTCTCTGTGGACCTAAGTGCTGCAAGTGCTGCTGCTGAGTGA